From Nocardia sp. NBC_00416:
GTCCTCGAACGAGAAGGCGGCCCGGTATCCGGTCGCACCGGGCGAATCGCGTACACCGACGGCGTCGCCACCGGCGCGCCCGCGGAATCCGACACCACCAGCCGGGTCCGGGTCGATTCGCCCAGCGGCGGCCGGATCGTCTTCGCGCGGCTGGGCTGGCCCGGATACCGCGCTCACCTGGATGGACGTCCGATTCCGATCGATGTGGTCGCGAACAGTTTCGTCGCGGTGGACATCCCGCCCGGCACCCGTGCGGCTGATCTGGAGCTCACCTGGCGGCCGCCGGGCTGGAGAATCGGGATCGCGGCCGCGGTAGCGGGATTGCTCGGTCTCGCGCTCCTCGAACTCTTGTATCGGCGCGGACGTCGCCAGGGCGGGACACCGATCCCGCCGCCCGCCGAACCGGCAGCCGACCAGCCGGATCTGGTGGCGGCCCGGCCGTGAGCGATCCCGCCGCACACGCGTCCCCGGCCACCGCCTCCTCCGAAGCGGGCGCCACGCCCGGCGAGCCGCCGGACCCGGGTCCCCTGCTGCGGCTGGTCCGCCGTCAGGGACTCGCCTTCGCTGTGGTCGGGGCCGTCAATACGGTGATGGGAATAGGTCTGACCGTCGCGTGGCTCGCTGTTCTCGGCGCCTCGGTGCCGCCGTCGGCCGGGGTGGCCGCCGCGTACGCGACCGGAATCGGTATCGCGTTCGTACTGCACCGGAAACTGGTGTTCCGGGTCCAGGGCCGGGTGTTCCGGGATTTCGTGGCGTTCGCGGCGGTCAACAGCGGTGGACTGGTCGCCAACGCGCTGCTGCTCGAACTCGCGGTGACGGTGCTCGGTTTCCCCCGGGCGCCGGCCGCGGTGGTGGTGATGGGGGCGGTCGCGGCCGGGACCTATTTCGGCCACCGGTATATCTCGTTCCGCCGCCCGGTAGGTTGATCTCCATGTCGGAGGAAACCATTCTGGACCCCACCCTGCTGAGCCTGCTGGCCTGCCCACAGGACAAAGGGCAGCTGCACCTGGTGCGCGCCGCCGACGGCGCGGATGTGCTCTACAACCCGCGGTTGCGCCTGGCCTACCCGATCGACAACGGGATCCCCGTACTGCTCGCCGACGAAGCGCGTCCCGTCGAGGACGGTGAGCACGCGGACTTCGCGAGCCAGTACGGAGAATGACCCCCGGGTCAGGGCTCGTCGCCGGACCGGGGGCCCTGGCCGATATCACCGGTGAGATACCGCTGCACAGCGGGTCCGACGATGGCGACGACGTCGGGCAGCGGCAGCTCGGCGACCGGTTGCAGGTTCAGGATCTTGCGGGTGAGCACCAGCCCCGCCATCTGGGATGCCGCCAGTGCGACCCGCAACCGTCCGTCGTCACCGTCGGTGGCGATGCGTTGCCGGACCCGTTCCAGGATCACCGACAACAAGAAATCCCGGGCCAGCGTGGTATCGCCGCCCGCGACGATGCTGCGGACCAAAGCGATCGCTCCCGCGCCCGCCGGGGAATCCCAGAGACCCACCACCGCCGCCACCATGGCTTCGCCCAGTCGATCCACTGGTGCCGCGTCGATCTGCCGCAGCACGATCTCCGGATCCACCGGCAGTTCCACCACCGCCGCGAACAACTGCTGTTTCGTTCCGAAGTAGTGGTGCACCAGCGCCGGATCCACTGCGGCGTCCGCCGCTACCGCCCGGATCGAGGTCTTGTCGAAACCGCCCCGCGCGAATCGCTGCCGGGCGGCGGCGAGGATCGCGTCCCGCGCCCCGGACTGCCCGGGGCGCCGGCCCGTCCGGGGCACCCGCGCGGCGTCGGATTCCTCCGTAGTCATGCGGTCCGGCGCCGCAGCGTCGCCGCGCCCAGGCAGAGCGCGACCGCCGCGAACCCCGCGACGATCGC
This genomic window contains:
- a CDS encoding Trm112 family protein; its protein translation is MSEETILDPTLLSLLACPQDKGQLHLVRAADGADVLYNPRLRLAYPIDNGIPVLLADEARPVEDGEHADFASQYGE
- a CDS encoding GtrA family protein, yielding MSDPAAHASPATASSEAGATPGEPPDPGPLLRLVRRQGLAFAVVGAVNTVMGIGLTVAWLAVLGASVPPSAGVAAAYATGIGIAFVLHRKLVFRVQGRVFRDFVAFAAVNSGGLVANALLLELAVTVLGFPRAPAAVVVMGAVAAGTYFGHRYISFRRPVG
- a CDS encoding TetR/AcrR family transcriptional regulator → MTTEESDAARVPRTGRRPGQSGARDAILAAARQRFARGGFDKTSIRAVAADAAVDPALVHHYFGTKQQLFAAVVELPVDPEIVLRQIDAAPVDRLGEAMVAAVVGLWDSPAGAGAIALVRSIVAGGDTTLARDFLLSVILERVRQRIATDGDDGRLRVALAASQMAGLVLTRKILNLQPVAELPLPDVVAIVGPAVQRYLTGDIGQGPRSGDEP